CCGGGAAGGTGGTATCGGTCAATCACACAAAACTGCCATCGGGAGACAGTAGGAAACTCAAGCTGCCTCAGCAACATGGCGCATATCATGCGTTGTTCTTTGCGCAGGTCTTTTAGTGCTTGATGAGCCACATCAACCAGCTCGCGGCGACGGTCCCACCGACGAAGATGGCAAAGCAGAAGGCCCCGAACCGGACCATCATGCGGGGCTCCGACCGCTGGGTGATACCGAAGACAATCGACGTAAACAGCGAAAACAGAAGAACAGCGCCAAAGTGCGAGATGGTCACGAGGCTTTCCTCCCGGTGGCGAGAGAGTGCGCATCGACGGCCGCGATGATATTCAGCAGGCCGGCCACAACGATGAACTTCGTCCCGTAGTCCGCGATGGCGACCTGCACGGCAGACTGTCCGAGATCGAAAGCACGCGCAGCTATATATAGAAGGCCTGCGCCAATGTCGCCTGCAAAGTTCAGCATATCGAGCAATTCGGCCGTATTTGGGGCGTAGATTTTGCCCTTCAGTGCCAGGCCGATGCCAAACATGGCCACGATGGAGACAAAGAGCAGAAGCCCGCGAGTCCACTTCTTGAGCAGAAGGTGTCCCGCGCCAGGAATGAGCCAGCCCGCAATGAGAATCAGCGCCGGTGGCAGAGAGGTCGCCTTCTGCACGTTTGTTTCCTGCGCCTGAACGTTCGTCGTCATCAACCCCGATGATACCAGTTGCTTAGCAGGCCGTCAGCTTTCGCTCAGTCAGATTCTCACCAGCTCGGTCTGAATGCGGCCGGTGACTTCGGCCTTGCCTGGGAGGGCGATCATGTCGATCTCGCTGCGAACCCCGAACTCGCCCGGGAAGTAGAGGCCCGGCTCGACGGAGAAGCAGGTCTTTGGCAGAATCAGGCGCTCGTCGTGGGTCTCCAGATTGTCGAGGTTGGCGCCGTTGCCGTGCAGCTCGGCGCCGATGTTGTGCCCGGTGCGGTGGGTGAACCAGTCGTTGAATCCTGCGGCTGCGATGACGTTGCGCGAGGCGTCGTCGGCTTGCCAGCCTGCGATTGGAGTGTTGGAGGCGAAGGCCTCTTTGACGGTGTCGATAGCGGCGTCGCGGGCGTTGCGGACGGTCTCGAAGATGAGCTGCTCTTTGGCGGTGGGTTCGCGGCCAACGACGCCCGTCCAGGTGATGTCGTAGAAGCAGGCGTCGGGGTGGTCGACCTTGCCCCAGATGTCGATGAGGACGAAGTCGCCTTTGCGGATGCGTTTTGAGCTTGCTGCTGTCGGCTCGTAGTGCGAGTCGGCGGAGTTGGCGCCGGAGCTTACGTTGGGCCCGTGCTCCCAGACGAGGTTTTCGCGGGCCATCGCTTCAGAGAGCCACTCGACCATGGCGAACTCGTGGGTTCCTCCGGAAGCGACGCGGCGGCTGATCTCCTGCCAGGCGGCGGCGAGGATGGTGTCGATCTTTTCCTGAGCGACGTAGTGCGTGGCGATCTGATCGCCGGTGAGGACGGCCTCGAACTGGCTGACGAGGTTGGCGGAGGTGACGACCTCTTTGCCGAGCGAGCGGATAAGCTCGACGGTTCCTGCGTCGACGAGCGAGACGTACATGATCGCGTTGTTGGGCGAGTACTGCATGGCGATCTTCGTCGCGCCATCGGTCATAGCGGCGATCTGCGCGGCCAGTTCCTGCCAGGAGGAGTAGACGGCTTTTGTGCCGGGCAGCGTGTCGAGGCGTCCTGACTCGATGCGGTGGACAAGTTTTCTCGGTTCGCCGTTAGCCGGGATGAAGTAGAACCAGCGGCGGGTGACGTGAAGCCCTTCGCCCAGACCGAGGATGCGGTAGGCGAGCGGGTCTCGGTAGTGGTGGTCGTAGAAGAGCCAGCCGTCTAAATGCTGGTCGCGGAGTGCGCTCTGAATTGCTGCCAGATCCATGATCGCCATGTTAACGCCGGGCTGAGGCAGGTCAGATACCCCCCCCATACCTTTTTTGCGCAAATTCTTGATTTATCGATGGTTAGCGGTGGACTATTCCCGCAAAATCCTCAAAATAAATAAATTGCGGTTAAAGTCTTGATTCCTGGATGCTTAGGTGATGAAACGGGGCCATTTTGCAATGGCACATCTTGTATTCACTATTTTAATTCTACCGTGCGGAACATGAGAATCGGCACTTTTGGTGTTCGTTCTATCTCTTTTGTTTTGTGATGCTTGCTGCTCGTTGTCGCATAGAGGGGGCTTGACATGATTTGTTCAGCGTATTTCGGGGTCGCGGGGTCAGTTCAATTACCGGCCTGGGGCATCATTTCTGATGTCTTGCCGCGCCGAGAGAGGAAAACTACAGGGATTCTTCGCCTGCGGCTTAGGATGACGGCCCTACTACGAAACTGACGGCCCTACTACGAAACTGACGGCTCTACTACCAACGCTATTTTTCCTTGAAGACGAGATAGGTTGTGGAGGTTCCGGGTGCGAGTTTGACCCAGTGGGGAACGCCGGCGGGGATGTGGACGGTATCTCCGGTGTGAAGGACAATCTCCTTGCCTCCCTCGATGGAAGGGCCACGGACTTCGCCGGGTTGGTTGGGCACGGTGTGACTGCCTTTGATAGTTCCGCCGGTGACGAGGATGGCGCTGCCCTTTGTGATGATCATCTGGTCGGCCCAGCCCTCGTGGAGTTCGGCGTCGCCGGTGTGGACGCGGACGATGTAGAGGGTGCGGGCGGAGCCGAAGTCGTCGAGGGTCTCCATCGCGAAGCCAGTTGGGGTGGCTTTGGCGGTGGTAGTGAGTTTCGCTTCGAGCTTCGCGAGGTCGGCAGCGGTGTGGAGCGTGGGGCCGGATTGGGCGAGAAGGGGAGCGGCGGCGAGAAGAATGAGGCTGGCTAAGCGCATGGACTTCCTCGGGGGTGGGACGGGGGAATTGTACTTGTGTGTGTTATGCAGATGCTTCTGGTTAGGCCAAACCTTCAGGTTTGGCGCTCTCTGAAGAGAGCATATACCCCAGGGGCTGAAGCTCTTTTTCCGCGGGGTCGATAGAGATGGCCAAGCCTGAAGGCTTGGCGTACCTAGAAGCAGTTCGCGCTTTTGCGCGAATGCTCCCACTCATGCGATGGGACTGCATGAAGAGGACACCCGGCTACTTCTCAATTCTTACTTCCGTTACGCATTTCTGCTCTGCGCCGGCGGTCCATGAATCAGGCTTGGACTGTTGAAGTACATAATCGATTTCAATCTTTGTCCCGGCTCTGTAGAGCGAATCCGATGCCGCGTCATTCATCTCACGTGTCCATTGAGAGAGCGCTCCATCATCACTCAGCACCTCGCACATGGGCCAATCGTTATGGCCAGCCATGAAAGCGCTCTTGATGACACCGCGTACTGTATACAAGCGCAGTTTCCCATCCCTGATGTTGTCCCACCATTCGGGACTGCCAAAGAGGCCATGCGTCTGCTGTATGCCGTACTCCTTGGTTGTGAGCGTGGCCCGCTGAACTAATTCGATATGTCTATGATCGAAGCGAAGCTGATAGATAGGTTGTAGCAAAGGATTAATCCAAAAATCTTTTGGCGATGCCTTCATACGCGTCGATGCGGCGATCGCGGAGGAAGGGCCAGTGCTGGCGGGTGATTTCGATGAGTTTGGGGTCGAGGTCGGCGATCAGGGTTTCTTCCTTGTCATGGCTGGCCTGGGCGATGATGCGGCCGAAGGGGTCGGCGATGAAGCTTCCTCCCCAGAACTCGAGGCCTGAGTTTGGGGTGTGGTCGCCGGGGCCATGGAGTTCGACGGTGGCGGGGTTGCCGTCGGCGGCGGTGGTCTTGAACTTGACGTCGCCGTGCTCGTGGCCTACGCGGTTGACGGCGCAGGCGAAGACTCCGTTGGCGATGGCGTGGGCGCGCTGGGCGGTCTGCCAGGCTTCGTATTGGGCGGTGCCGAACTCCTCTTTCTCGGAGGGGTGCCAGCCGATGGCGGTGGGGAAGAAGAGGACTTCGGCTCCGCGGAGTGCGGTGAGTCGGGCGCCTTCGGGATACCACTGGTCCCAGCAGACGAGGGTGCCGACGGGGCCCTGCGAGGTCTGTGTGGCCTTGAAGCCGAGGTCGCCGGGGGTGAAGTAGAACTTCTCGTAATAGAGGGGGTCGTCGGGGATGTGCATCTTGCGGTAGACGTCGGCGATGCGGCCGTCCTTTTCGATGGTGACGGCGGTGTTGTGGTAGAGGCCGGGGGCTCGGCGCTCGAAGAGGGAGGCGACGAGGACGACGCCGGTCTCCTGGCAGACGCGGGTGAGCGTGTCGGTGGAGGGGCCGGGGATGGATTCGGCGAGGCCGAACAGATCGTGGTCCTCGCGCTGGCAGAAGTACTGGGCGCGGAAGAGCTCCGGCAGGCAGACGAGGTTGGCTCCCTGGCGGGCGGCCTCGTAGACGCGCTCGGCGGCCTTGTCGAGGTTGACGCGGGTGTCGGAGTCCATGGACATCTGGATGAGGGCGACGCGCTTGATGCCGCTGGGGGCGCTGGATTTGCTGGTGTTTTTCGTCATGGCAGTCAGTGCTTATTTTATAGGTATGTGAAAGGCGCGGAGGTTTTGCCCGCGTTTTGGCGTGAATGGCTCTTGCCGCGCGTGAATTTTCTGTTAGGTTTGAGGTATAGGAAATTCTGCCCACGCCGCCAGGACATCCTCGAATCCACCTACAATTTCTGTGTTAGCCGACCACGCCAGTCGTGTATCTCATTGCTGAAGGAGCAAGACGTTGAGCGAATTACGTGAGTTTCTGGAACTTTCCTACTCTGAACTAGAAGACCTGAACCTGGCTGCAAAAGAGCAACGTAAGAAGCGCGTCGCCGCGGACGTGATCCAGGAAGAGCGGCTGAAGTATCTGACCGACGAGCGCCGCATTAAGGCTGTGACGGTTCTGTTCAGCGATCTCGAAGGCCGGCTGCACAT
This genomic interval from Acidobacteriota bacterium contains the following:
- a CDS encoding aminopeptidase P family protein; the protein is MDLAAIQSALRDQHLDGWLFYDHHYRDPLAYRILGLGEGLHVTRRWFYFIPANGEPRKLVHRIESGRLDTLPGTKAVYSSWQELAAQIAAMTDGATKIAMQYSPNNAIMYVSLVDAGTVELIRSLGKEVVTSANLVSQFEAVLTGDQIATHYVAQEKIDTILAAAWQEISRRVASGGTHEFAMVEWLSEAMARENLVWEHGPNVSSGANSADSHYEPTAASSKRIRKGDFVLIDIWGKVDHPDACFYDITWTGVVGREPTAKEQLIFETVRNARDAAIDTVKEAFASNTPIAGWQADDASRNVIAAAGFNDWFTHRTGHNIGAELHGNGANLDNLETHDERLILPKTCFSVEPGLYFPGEFGVRSEIDMIALPGKAEVTGRIQTELVRI
- a CDS encoding carbon-nitrogen hydrolase codes for the protein MTKNTSKSSAPSGIKRVALIQMSMDSDTRVNLDKAAERVYEAARQGANLVCLPELFRAQYFCQREDHDLFGLAESIPGPSTDTLTRVCQETGVVLVASLFERRAPGLYHNTAVTIEKDGRIADVYRKMHIPDDPLYYEKFYFTPGDLGFKATQTSQGPVGTLVCWDQWYPEGARLTALRGAEVLFFPTAIGWHPSEKEEFGTAQYEAWQTAQRAHAIANGVFACAVNRVGHEHGDVKFKTTAADGNPATVELHGPGDHTPNSGLEFWGGSFIADPFGRIIAQASHDKEETLIADLDPKLIEITRQHWPFLRDRRIDAYEGIAKRFLD